A genomic window from Flexistipes sp. includes:
- the accB gene encoding acetyl-CoA carboxylase biotin carboxyl carrier protein produces MDVKEIKELVRFIEKTSLTEFEYESETERIYVNRVSQIPSTPVQQQVETVVKEERKAAEPSEKRESEEKTKEETEGVQVKTPIVGTFYEAPSPGAEPFVKEGDTVRKGQTLCIVEAMKIMNEIEAEFDCKILKKLGVNGEPVEYGEAIFLVEPL; encoded by the coding sequence ATGGATGTAAAAGAAATTAAAGAATTGGTAAGGTTTATTGAAAAAACATCTCTTACGGAATTCGAATATGAAAGTGAAACCGAACGTATATATGTTAATCGTGTTTCACAGATACCTTCAACCCCTGTTCAGCAGCAGGTTGAGACTGTGGTTAAGGAAGAGCGTAAAGCTGCTGAGCCTTCTGAAAAAAGAGAAAGTGAAGAAAAAACCAAAGAGGAAACTGAAGGGGTGCAAGTGAAAACACCCATTGTGGGAACATTTTATGAAGCTCCCTCTCCCGGTGCGGAACCTTTTGTGAAGGAGGGAGACACAGTAAGGAAGGGTCAGACGCTCTGTATTGTGGAGGCAATGAAAATTATGAACGAGATTGAGGCGGAGTTCGATTGTAAAATACTCAAAAAACTTGGTGTAAACGGCGAACCGGTTGAGTACGGTGAAGCCATATTTCTTGTGGAGCCGCTCTAA
- the efp gene encoding elongation factor P — MVLTPNQFKKGKKVEIEGEPYSVVEYLHVKMGRGGANVRTKLKSLLSGNVIERTFKSDEKIKQPDFEEKSMQYLYNDVENYYFMDNESFEQIAISAEDLGDIVNYMPENLSVEVQLFNQNPVGVELPNFVELEIVETEPGIKGDTVTGGTKPAKLSTGGSISVPLFISEGDVVKVDTRDGSYIERVKTTK, encoded by the coding sequence ATGGTGTTAACTCCGAATCAGTTTAAAAAGGGAAAGAAAGTGGAAATTGAAGGTGAACCATATTCTGTTGTCGAGTATCTTCATGTGAAGATGGGAAGAGGCGGTGCAAATGTCAGGACTAAGCTGAAAAGTTTGTTGAGCGGTAATGTTATAGAAAGGACATTTAAATCGGATGAGAAGATAAAGCAGCCGGATTTTGAAGAGAAAAGCATGCAGTATTTGTACAACGATGTGGAAAACTATTATTTTATGGATAACGAAAGTTTTGAGCAGATAGCTATTAGTGCCGAAGATCTCGGTGATATTGTCAATTATATGCCTGAAAACCTTAGTGTCGAGGTTCAGCTGTTTAACCAGAATCCGGTGGGTGTGGAACTGCCGAATTTTGTGGAACTTGAAATTGTCGAAACTGAACCGGGCATCAAAGGCGACACTGTTACGGGGGGAACCAAACCGGCAAAATTGTCAACAGGCGGAAGCATAAGTGTGCCGCTTTTTATTTCCGAGGGGGACGTGGTTAAGGTTGACACGAGAGACGGCAGCTACATAGAAAGGGTAAAAACAACCAAATAG
- a CDS encoding M24 family metallopeptidase, whose product MNRLEKFQAELSARGMECYIVTDNSHVYYLSGFTGTAGYIVFDNATFIFVTDGRYENQVKNEISGDFKTEIVTSYINYFKDLAERKKKIAVDANCTLDLYLTLSDETTVNVDRDDVISSMRLIKDENEIELIRQSYKIAGDAFLGMLENVEYNMTESVWAATLEYNMKIRGADSLSFDTMVASGDRSALPHGRASEKKVKKGEPVMVDYGCKKYYCSDITRIIYDADNSAVNELIDIVYSALQKAVEVVKPGILCSDVDKTAREYISDKGYGKYFNHGLGHGVGIDVHESPAFRKDNNTKLKPGMVLTVEPGIYLPDNFGIRLEDTVLVNETGCEILSGVLDKYVYKIIN is encoded by the coding sequence ATGAACAGACTGGAAAAATTTCAGGCGGAACTTTCCGCCCGGGGCATGGAATGTTATATTGTAACGGATAATTCACATGTTTACTATCTGTCCGGATTTACCGGTACAGCCGGGTATATCGTTTTTGATAACGCTACTTTTATTTTCGTGACAGACGGTCGCTATGAAAATCAGGTGAAAAATGAAATTTCAGGTGATTTCAAAACCGAAATAGTAACGTCTTATATTAATTATTTTAAAGATTTAGCAGAAAGGAAAAAGAAGATTGCTGTGGATGCAAACTGTACCCTTGACTTATATTTAACATTATCCGATGAGACCACTGTTAATGTGGACAGGGATGATGTTATTTCTTCAATGCGCCTTATAAAAGACGAAAACGAAATTGAGCTGATAAGACAATCCTATAAAATCGCCGGAGATGCTTTTCTTGGCATGCTGGAAAATGTTGAATATAACATGACTGAATCGGTTTGGGCGGCAACGCTGGAATATAATATGAAAATCCGCGGTGCAGACTCGTTAAGTTTTGACACCATGGTGGCTTCCGGGGATCGTTCCGCTCTGCCGCACGGGCGTGCATCGGAAAAGAAGGTTAAAAAAGGTGAGCCGGTTATGGTGGATTACGGCTGTAAAAAATACTACTGCAGCGATATTACAAGAATAATTTACGATGCTGATAATAGTGCAGTCAATGAATTAATAGATATAGTGTATTCGGCTCTGCAAAAAGCGGTTGAGGTTGTAAAGCCGGGAATACTCTGCAGCGATGTTGATAAAACGGCGAGGGAATATATTAGTGATAAGGGTTACGGCAAATATTTCAACCATGGTCTGGGGCATGGTGTCGGTATAGACGTGCATGAAAGCCCGGCGTTCAGAAAAGATAATAATACAAAACTGAAGCCCGGGATGGTGCTTACCGTAGAACCGGGCATATATCTGCCTGATAATTTCGGCATACGACTTGAGGACACGGTTTTGGTGAATGAAACGGGTTGTGAAATTCTGAGTGGTGTGTTAGATAAATACGTTTATAAAATAATTAATTGA
- the aroQ gene encoding type II 3-dehydroquinate dehydratase codes for MNITIINGPNLNMLGQREKEHYGDFSYKKLVDTVKEHAAYKSVELDVFQSNHEGEIVSKIQTSESDCFIVNAGAYTHTSIAVRDALAAVSKPFLEVHISNVYARDRFRHSSYLSDIAEGVICGLGIYSYIAAIDYFVHKYSSV; via the coding sequence ATGAATATTACAATTATTAACGGCCCCAACCTAAATATGCTGGGACAAAGGGAAAAAGAACATTACGGTGATTTTTCTTACAAAAAACTGGTGGATACCGTTAAAGAACATGCTGCTTACAAATCCGTGGAATTGGATGTTTTTCAAAGCAACCATGAAGGAGAAATCGTATCCAAAATTCAAACTTCAGAATCGGATTGTTTTATTGTAAATGCCGGAGCTTATACACATACAAGTATAGCTGTAAGGGATGCACTGGCAGCAGTCAGCAAGCCTTTTTTGGAAGTACACATATCCAATGTATATGCCAGGGACCGTTTCAGGCACAGCTCATATCTGTCAGATATCGCTGAAGGTGTTATCTGTGGTCTGGGGATTTATTCTTACATTGCGGCTATCGACTATTTTGTTCACAAATATTCTTCTGTTTGA
- a CDS encoding roadblock/LC7 domain-containing protein, with protein sequence MFKRILDTTLDYVQGVKLLALFDKDGFIVEKTKDTSNKSEEIAAEFSSVLRYIDKVTTFLVTGKMNRMVIECDNDIFYLYKINKYYYIIGVLEKNTIIGKLNYVLMMLEPELRKELDI encoded by the coding sequence ATGTTTAAACGTATACTTGATACCACACTGGATTATGTTCAGGGCGTGAAACTCCTGGCGCTCTTTGACAAGGACGGTTTTATTGTCGAGAAAACGAAAGACACATCGAACAAGTCCGAAGAGATAGCTGCAGAGTTTTCATCTGTTTTGAGATACATAGATAAAGTTACCACATTTTTGGTTACAGGCAAAATGAACAGAATGGTGATCGAGTGTGACAATGATATTTTTTATCTTTATAAAATAAACAAATATTATTATATCATTGGCGTGTTGGAAAAAAATACAATTATCGGCAAACTTAATTATGTTTTAATGATGCTTGAGCCTGAATTAAGAAAGGAGCTGGATATCTAA
- a CDS encoding tetratricopeptide repeat protein: protein MDEATRSKYQKDVEYFSGKLKENPSSKVFMPLSLAYLKLEQYDKVIEVCSLGLDMHPEYISAKTILAQAYLGKGMIEEAKPLLHEVAEVNKDNYRAYKLLGDIYRAEEDTGKALYYYRTALESSPEDIQLRTLTNELAERIDAGPFEYTSRTEKTEKVAETADEEMAAESEEKPYYAESDEKISAGSISEDEGVERTEEAEFTDLPGDHEFEPEEIIPDELEKEQKEGIVRDDVFFSNDDISEILEGSEKGAYKDEDTSGSDVSGRSDEKESEQTDFGAWEGMQDISGGLGEFFGDDESESEDVSEEAGKQIERLEKWLDNVRKVKEKRDV, encoded by the coding sequence ATGGATGAAGCTACGAGAAGCAAATATCAGAAAGATGTGGAGTATTTTTCAGGGAAGCTAAAAGAAAATCCATCTTCAAAAGTTTTTATGCCCCTTTCACTGGCTTATCTTAAACTTGAGCAATATGATAAGGTTATAGAGGTATGCTCCCTCGGTTTGGATATGCATCCGGAATATATATCGGCAAAAACAATACTGGCACAGGCTTACCTGGGCAAAGGGATGATTGAAGAAGCTAAGCCGCTTTTACATGAGGTTGCCGAAGTTAATAAAGATAATTACAGAGCATATAAACTTCTGGGTGACATTTACAGGGCTGAAGAAGATACGGGAAAAGCCCTTTATTATTACAGAACTGCTCTGGAAAGTTCGCCTGAGGATATTCAGCTGCGTACTTTAACCAATGAGCTTGCGGAAAGGATAGATGCGGGGCCTTTTGAATACACAAGCCGGACTGAAAAGACGGAAAAGGTTGCGGAAACAGCTGATGAAGAGATGGCAGCAGAGAGTGAGGAAAAACCGTATTATGCTGAAAGTGATGAAAAGATTTCAGCCGGTTCGATATCGGAGGATGAGGGTGTTGAGCGGACGGAGGAAGCGGAATTTACCGATTTGCCGGGTGATCACGAATTTGAGCCGGAGGAAATTATCCCTGATGAATTAGAAAAAGAGCAGAAAGAAGGAATTGTCCGGGATGATGTCTTTTTCTCCAATGATGATATATCGGAAATTTTAGAAGGTTCAGAAAAGGGGGCATATAAGGATGAGGATACCTCAGGCTCAGATGTTTCCGGGAGATCGGATGAGAAAGAGAGTGAACAAACGGATTTCGGAGCCTGGGAGGGTATGCAGGATATCAGCGGGGGGCTGGGAGAGTTTTTCGGAGATGACGAATCTGAAAGTGAAGATGTTTCAGAAGAAGCCGGGAAACAAATTGAAAGGCTTGAGAAGTGGCTGGATAATGTGAGAAAAGTAAAAGAGAAAAGGGATGTTTAA
- the aroB gene encoding 3-dehydroquinate synthase, whose product MDKVLVDLKKEVDYSYEILIGTGFIEREINCFEDTGTALFLVDENVYNLYPKFFSRVCCFVYRAEEKRKNFDSVKDVLSFFKKNRAHRKNVLVSVGGGITGDVGGFAASVYMRGIPFVNVPTTFLSMVDSSVGGKTGINFDGVKNLVGAFYQPQKVLIDTGFLDTLSGEEFMSGFAEVIKYAAVFDRDFFDELKKSENLKSSDFLRYTVRKCCEIKAEIVRLDERESGLRRLLNFGHTVGHAVEIDSGHTVKHGHAVAIGMYYETLFAFRKGDADKKVLEELRGVLSVHEYDIDYKINNETLFLDALKSDKKAADSKLVLAVAPHIGEGSIIEDVSAEELMECVKESV is encoded by the coding sequence ATGGATAAAGTTTTAGTAGATTTGAAAAAAGAAGTTGACTATTCATATGAAATATTAATTGGAACGGGATTTATAGAGCGGGAGATAAACTGTTTTGAAGATACCGGCACGGCTCTCTTCCTGGTGGATGAAAATGTTTATAACCTTTATCCGAAGTTTTTCAGCCGGGTTTGCTGTTTTGTTTACAGAGCTGAAGAGAAGAGAAAAAATTTTGATTCTGTAAAAGACGTTTTGTCGTTTTTCAAGAAGAACAGAGCACACAGAAAAAATGTTTTGGTTTCTGTGGGCGGAGGAATAACCGGCGATGTGGGAGGTTTTGCAGCTTCTGTTTATATGAGAGGGATTCCTTTTGTGAATGTTCCGACCACCTTTCTTTCGATGGTTGACAGCAGTGTAGGAGGCAAAACAGGTATTAATTTTGACGGTGTCAAAAATCTGGTGGGGGCTTTCTATCAGCCGCAGAAGGTTCTAATTGATACAGGTTTTCTCGATACCCTTTCTGGTGAAGAATTTATGAGCGGATTTGCAGAAGTGATTAAATATGCCGCCGTTTTTGACAGGGATTTTTTTGATGAGCTGAAAAAATCTGAAAATTTGAAAAGCAGCGATTTTCTAAGATATACTGTCCGTAAATGCTGTGAAATAAAAGCTGAAATTGTAAGACTTGACGAGCGGGAAAGCGGTTTGAGAAGACTGTTGAATTTCGGACATACTGTTGGGCATGCTGTTGAAATAGACAGCGGACATACAGTAAAACACGGTCATGCCGTGGCAATAGGTATGTATTATGAAACGCTCTTTGCCTTCAGGAAGGGGGACGCTGATAAAAAAGTGCTTGAAGAACTTCGTGGCGTTTTGTCTGTGCATGAATATGATATAGATTATAAAATCAATAACGAGACTTTGTTTCTGGACGCTTTAAAAAGTGACAAAAAGGCAGCGGATTCTAAGCTTGTGCTGGCGGTTGCCCCCCATATCGGCGAAGGCAGCATAATTGAGGATGTTTCTGCAGAAGAGCTTATGGAGTGTGTGAAAGAATCGGTTTGA
- a CDS encoding shikimate kinase — MKNIYLLGFMGSGKTSVGKRLAEKKNMTFIDLDEKIEESEGMSIAEIFAGKGEEYFRDVEKKVLKELSAMDSCIVATGGGAVMDPENLQTMKDSGVTVSLLASPEIVHERVKNSNLRPLLNVENPIDEIKKLMFERAAFYIKSDIIIDTSDLSVDEAADEIIGELNG, encoded by the coding sequence ATGAAAAACATATATCTACTTGGATTTATGGGCAGCGGCAAAACGTCGGTGGGAAAGAGATTGGCCGAAAAGAAAAACATGACTTTTATTGATCTTGATGAGAAAATTGAGGAATCAGAAGGGATGAGTATTGCAGAAATATTTGCAGGAAAAGGTGAGGAATACTTCAGGGATGTTGAAAAGAAGGTATTAAAGGAACTCTCAGCGATGGATTCATGTATTGTAGCCACAGGAGGTGGAGCGGTAATGGATCCGGAAAACCTGCAGACAATGAAAGACAGTGGAGTTACCGTTTCTCTTCTTGCTTCTCCCGAGATTGTCCATGAAAGGGTTAAAAACAGTAATTTAAGACCTCTTCTGAATGTAGAAAATCCCATTGATGAAATTAAAAAGCTGATGTTCGAACGGGCAGCCTTTTATATAAAAAGTGATATCATTATAGATACCAGTGACTTGAGTGTGGATGAGGCTGCTGATGAAATCATCGGGGAGTTAAATGGATAA
- a CDS encoding transglycosylase domain-containing protein, whose translation MKTKLLFAFILSSFLILAVYLLHESLHSYYVYKAKPLKQIVYNEKRENSRLQIRLYGGQLIYVKQFAFVNELRPDDIDTDLIHALNIVFSENGYKNIFAYYVDNYFPSLSAGWENDYLKKAALYYLNKSYAKKDLCLYYLNRIKFSDNIRGIGGLSLYLFNKKFGALDLKSKVYLLAYAVNFTENGARAFAGLSRQADSVLWQMFTNHIIDYGVYRKAVETVINFNVYRDFKNERYLPLVRKVEKELERKSVNYKSGMYKVKLTLKQDLNIALADKLNKYLEGKQAGLEAAYVLINYEKGSIEALYGTESFSYKYGLSRAWKMKRQTGSIFKPLVYVTAFETGVKPYDYIVDKQREYKIPSGIYSPDNYADYYMGKTYVRNGLVFSLNNATVKLALDTGLNNVAETAERFGLAPVKPYLSMPLGSNPFSVLDMAETYTAFANKGIKKDVSLIASITENGRRIDLRKNDIRVASKKSVSLTLQCMKDVVRFGTARKSGVLAGTAGKTGTTNDYKDAWFVGILEPYVLMVWMGFDDMHSMGEKGTGGDMAAPAVAKLQKYLYSEKQYTMKKQ comes from the coding sequence GTGAAGACTAAGCTGCTTTTTGCTTTTATTCTTTCGTCATTTCTAATTTTGGCCGTGTATCTGCTGCATGAAAGTCTGCATTCCTATTACGTATATAAAGCTAAACCCCTAAAACAGATAGTATACAATGAGAAGAGGGAAAACAGCCGGCTTCAGATAAGGCTATACGGCGGTCAGTTGATTTATGTAAAACAGTTTGCTTTTGTGAATGAACTAAGGCCTGATGATATTGATACAGATTTGATACACGCTCTTAACATTGTTTTTTCAGAAAATGGATATAAAAATATCTTTGCATATTATGTGGATAACTATTTCCCCTCTTTATCAGCCGGGTGGGAAAACGATTATCTGAAGAAGGCGGCATTATACTATCTGAATAAAAGCTATGCAAAAAAGGATTTGTGCCTGTATTATCTCAACAGGATAAAATTTAGTGATAATATCAGAGGCATTGGCGGTCTCTCCCTGTATCTTTTTAATAAAAAATTCGGAGCCCTTGATTTAAAAAGCAAGGTATATCTTCTGGCTTACGCCGTTAATTTTACTGAAAATGGGGCAAGGGCTTTTGCCGGTCTGTCAAGACAGGCTGATAGTGTTTTGTGGCAGATGTTTACCAACCATATAATTGATTACGGGGTTTATCGAAAGGCTGTGGAGACTGTCATAAACTTTAACGTATACCGGGATTTTAAAAATGAACGGTACCTGCCTTTGGTCAGAAAAGTTGAAAAGGAACTTGAAAGAAAATCGGTTAATTATAAATCAGGTATGTACAAAGTAAAGCTTACACTGAAGCAAGATTTGAATATAGCTTTGGCTGACAAACTTAATAAATATTTAGAAGGAAAACAGGCCGGATTAGAAGCTGCATATGTTTTGATAAATTATGAAAAGGGAAGTATTGAAGCATTATACGGGACAGAAAGTTTCAGTTATAAATACGGGCTTTCAAGAGCCTGGAAAATGAAACGGCAGACTGGGTCGATATTTAAGCCGCTCGTCTATGTTACGGCTTTTGAAACAGGTGTTAAACCCTATGATTATATAGTTGATAAACAGAGAGAGTATAAAATTCCATCGGGGATTTATTCTCCCGATAACTATGCAGATTATTATATGGGTAAAACGTATGTACGAAACGGGCTGGTATTTTCTCTCAACAATGCAACCGTTAAACTGGCATTGGATACGGGATTAAACAATGTGGCTGAAACAGCCGAAAGGTTCGGTTTGGCACCTGTAAAACCTTATCTCTCTATGCCGCTTGGTTCAAATCCATTTAGTGTACTTGACATGGCTGAAACTTATACAGCATTTGCCAATAAAGGAATTAAAAAGGATGTTTCACTAATAGCATCAATAACTGAGAACGGAAGAAGAATTGATTTAAGGAAAAATGACATTAGGGTAGCATCCAAAAAAAGTGTCAGCCTGACATTACAATGTATGAAGGATGTCGTCCGGTTCGGTACAGCCAGAAAAAGCGGCGTTTTGGCAGGAACAGCCGGAAAAACGGGAACGACGAACGACTATAAAGATGCCTGGTTTGTAGGTATTCTTGAACCTTATGTGCTTATGGTCTGGATGGGGTTTGACGATATGCACAGTATGGGGGAGAAGGGTACCGGTGGCGATATGGCTGCACCTGCTGTTGCAAAATTGCAAAAATATCTCTATTCTGAAAAACAATATACGATGAAGAAGCAATAA
- a CDS encoding XTP/dITP diphosphatase, whose amino-acid sequence MKRLLVASKNKNKLNEIRKILGSLNVEVNSAYDFCSISGDIAETGSSFEENASIKALAFSKLVEDFVIADDSGLCVDYLNGAPGIFSARFAGKDADDNLNNKKLLEKLHRVDPEQRKAKFVCVIALAKKGRIVETFHGECHGNIAEKPRGEGGFGYDPLFLLENGGTMAEISAEEKNSISHRARALVKLKKFIGNYQCED is encoded by the coding sequence GTGAAAAGACTGTTGGTTGCTTCAAAAAATAAAAACAAATTGAATGAAATCCGCAAAATACTAGGCAGTTTAAATGTTGAAGTAAATTCAGCTTATGATTTTTGCAGCATAAGCGGTGATATTGCCGAGACGGGATCGAGCTTTGAAGAGAATGCTTCAATAAAGGCTCTTGCTTTTTCAAAACTGGTGGAAGATTTCGTAATAGCTGATGATTCTGGTCTCTGTGTGGACTATCTGAACGGAGCACCCGGTATTTTTTCAGCGAGATTTGCTGGAAAAGATGCTGATGATAATCTGAACAATAAAAAATTGCTTGAAAAGCTGCATAGAGTTGATCCGGAGCAGAGAAAAGCTAAATTTGTATGTGTTATTGCCCTTGCTAAGAAGGGACGGATTGTGGAAACATTCCATGGTGAATGTCACGGAAATATCGCCGAAAAACCGAGAGGGGAAGGCGGTTTCGGTTATGACCCTTTGTTTTTGCTTGAAAATGGCGGTACAATGGCAGAAATTAGTGCTGAAGAAAAAAACAGCATTAGTCACAGAGCCCGTGCTTTGGTGAAACTGAAAAAATTTATCGGAAATTATCAATGTGAAGACTAA
- the rph gene encoding ribonuclease PH: protein MRTDKRANDEMRLIKITDDFVKYPEGSVLIEFGETKVICNATVNESVPPFLKGTDTGWVTAEYSMLPRSTHSRNVREAQRGKLSGRTHEISRLIGRSLRSAVNLEMLGERSIILDCDVIQADGGTRTASISGAFIALNKAVKKMIERGDIEQSPVTEGVAAVSLGLVNDELLLDLNYEEDSSAQVDMNLVGTESGKIIEIQGTAEESPFERGKVGDMLELGFKGLEVIFAAQRKISDF, encoded by the coding sequence ATGAGGACAGATAAAAGAGCGAACGATGAAATGAGACTGATAAAAATTACGGATGATTTTGTGAAATATCCGGAAGGATCTGTTTTAATTGAGTTTGGAGAAACAAAAGTAATATGCAATGCCACTGTAAATGAAAGTGTTCCCCCTTTTTTAAAAGGTACCGATACAGGGTGGGTTACAGCTGAATATTCAATGCTTCCCAGATCAACTCACTCCAGGAATGTAAGAGAGGCTCAGAGGGGAAAGCTGAGCGGCAGGACGCATGAAATATCCCGATTAATCGGCAGGAGTCTCCGTTCCGCTGTGAATCTGGAAATGCTGGGGGAAAGGAGTATTATACTGGACTGCGATGTGATACAGGCGGACGGCGGCACGCGAACCGCCTCCATATCGGGTGCTTTTATTGCACTGAATAAAGCGGTTAAGAAGATGATTGAAAGAGGAGATATTGAACAAAGTCCTGTAACCGAGGGCGTTGCAGCTGTCAGCCTTGGACTGGTTAACGATGAGCTTCTGCTTGATTTGAACTATGAAGAGGATTCCAGCGCTCAGGTTGATATGAACCTGGTGGGCACTGAGAGCGGTAAAATTATAGAAATTCAGGGTACTGCCGAAGAGTCGCCTTTTGAACGTGGTAAAGTTGGAGATATGCTCGAGCTGGGATTCAAAGGACTGGAAGTAATTTTTGCTGCCCAGAGAAAAATATCGGATTTTTGA
- a CDS encoding type II toxin-antitoxin system RelE/ParE family toxin has product MNFNVYFTDDAAEDLNEIYRYISQNDSSENALYVIKEIEKIIRRLESFPERVTVPSELSEIGVNDFRELFFKPYRIIYKPDKENVYIMLIVDGRRSLQSLLERRLLK; this is encoded by the coding sequence ATGAATTTTAACGTATATTTTACTGATGACGCTGCGGAAGATTTAAACGAGATATACAGGTATATCTCGCAAAATGATTCATCTGAAAATGCCTTGTATGTGATTAAAGAAATAGAAAAAATAATTAGAAGATTGGAGTCATTTCCTGAAAGGGTGACTGTTCCCAGTGAATTGTCGGAAATTGGTGTTAATGATTTTAGGGAGTTATTTTTTAAGCCCTACAGAATAATTTATAAACCGGATAAAGAGAATGTATATATAATGCTGATTGTTGACGGCAGACGCAGTTTACAGTCACTACTTGAAAGAAGGCTGTTGAAATAA
- a CDS encoding type II toxin-antitoxin system Phd/YefM family antitoxin, with protein sequence MKLSSKIKPLSYLKVHASEIIRNIKKEKEPLIITQNGEAKVVLQDIDSYERTQETLNLLKILALGNKQIEEDKIKPSSDVFDKIYKSNENA encoded by the coding sequence ATGAAATTATCATCGAAAATAAAACCTTTGAGTTATTTAAAAGTACATGCATCGGAAATAATCAGAAACATTAAGAAAGAAAAAGAACCATTAATAATTACTCAAAACGGTGAAGCCAAGGTTGTGCTGCAGGATATTGATAGTTATGAACGAACACAGGAAACTTTAAATCTTTTAAAAATATTAGCTTTGGGGAATAAACAAATTGAAGAAGACAAAATTAAACCGTCTTCTGATGTCTTTGATAAAATTTATAAGAGCAATGAGAATGCTTAA